The following proteins are encoded in a genomic region of Ooceraea biroi isolate clonal line C1 chromosome 14, Obir_v5.4, whole genome shotgun sequence:
- the LOC105283270 gene encoding uncharacterized protein LOC105283270 isoform X2, giving the protein MRYSSSGNLFGYAVLTFTLTRLKVHAEGRVACKDQHGRSYESGYHYIPGPEPCTFCICDNGNPTLCKAFICKFIEENCKSFRRGDTCCEFICLDNTLLSNDKTDGGGSNVIDGSANYDIGLRSVASFVTAIFSLSLLFFLIHRLRQRKIQVCVAGRESRQLGEDQRSLGNMGYLDRSGLPHGVPMDDIPCGTGYSLWKPPGSNYFPRGEAPPPYEEAIAAARAEQALLSMNPHTLLSMNFSDNYMPNANNHTGVAIVTDATQSELTVNMQASSNDSHISTPLMSSSSRPLSSPSMYTANYRPMSQSSATSTIDLNTSTSTTSFTMGTNTYENLPIIPSVGMANHLNDSQQHSGVASTVTQPLLPISHSTIPKSYRQHAAMFPRQGDNGGGGGAFTISATLSNSDVSSHRTIPRTLTTHVTSRAKDVLTDCSTKDYLRLSPSNVAAPQGLPHSVQLSATAPSNYRNIKDSDTFYTDAPVASASGLVQPETYTIDTVAMCEKTYDFKPSLSVANEINESGSFESCNYSMQALPTLHDDADDYRSECENCKSATGSRYYLDNEDELVTSLHETMTLQRRPDETSATPQYYRTSLTLPTSTRQRTRIAGARENWFNTMPESSSGSSDEN; this is encoded by the exons tacACGCGGAAGGCAGAGTTGCTTGTAAAGATCAACATGGACGTTCTTATGAAAGCGGTTACCACTATATTCCTGGACCTGAACCGTGTACCTTCTGCATTTGTGATAATGGTAATCCAACACTGTGTAAAGCGTTCATTTGCAAATTTATCGAG GAGAATTGCAAATCCTTCCGTCGAGGTGATACCTGTTGCGAATTTATTTGTCTGGACAACACATTGTTATCTAACGACAAAACTGACGGAGGGGGAAGCAACGTAATAGATGGAAGCGCAAATTATGATATAGGTTTACGATCGGTTGCCAGTTTTGTGACAGCAATATTTTCACTAAGTCTGTTGTTTTTCTTGATACATCGTTTGCGCCAACGTAAAATACAAG TTTGTGTGGCAGGCCGGGAAAGCAGACAACTTGGAGAGGACCAAAGAAGTTTAGGTAATATGGGATACTTGGACAGAAGCGGATTGCCCCATGGGGTTCCCATGGATGACATACCTTGCGGGACGGGCTACTCGCTGTGGAAGCCACCTGGCAGCAATTATTTCCCGCGTGGAGAGGCTCCACCTCCTTATGAGGAGGCGATAGCCGCCGCAAGGGCGGAACAGGCGTTGTTATCGATGAATCCGCATACGCTGTTGTCAATGAACTTCTCGGATAATTACATGCCGAACGCTAACAATCACACGGGCGTGGCGATTGTCACTGACGCGACGCAAAGCGAATTAACCGTGAACATGCAAGCATCATCCAATGATAGTCACATAAGCACACCCTTGATGTCTTCATCGAGCAGGCCGCTCTCTAGTCCCAGCATGTACACTGCTAATTATCGACCAATGAGCCAAAGCAGCGCGACGTCCACCATCGATCTGAACACGAGCACCTCGACCACGAGTTTCACCATGGGAACAAACACGTATGAGAATCTGCCCATCATCCCATCGGTCGGCATGGCGAATCATCTCAATGATAGCCAACAACATTCTGGCGTGGCCAGTACCGTCACGCAGCCACTGCTACCGATATCGCATTCGACTATCCCCAAAAGTTATCGCCAACACGCGGCAATGTTTCCGCGTCAGGGCgacaacggcggcggcggcggcgcgttCACAATATCGGCGACTCTGTCGAACTCGGACGTGTCTTCCCATCGCACGATCCCAAGAACGCTGACCACCCACGTCACCAGCAGAGCGAAGGACGTCCTGACCGATTGCTCGACGAAGGACTACCTGCGATTGTCACCGAGCAACGTCGCGGCGCCGCAGGGTCTACCGCACTCCGTACAACTATCCGCAACTGCCCCGagtaattatagaaatatcaaagactCGGACACGTTTTATACAGATGCTCCCGTAGCGTCAGCGTCCGGTCTAGTGCAACCCGAAACGTATACGATCGACACGGTGGCCATGTGCGAGAAGACGTACGATTTTAAG CCTTCGTTGAGCGTAGCTAACGAGATCAACGAAAGCGGTAGCTTCGAATCGTGCAACTACAGCATGCAAGCGTTACCGACTCTACACGACGATGCGGACGATTATCGGAGCGAGTGCGAGAACTGCAAGAGCGCGACGGGCTCTCGCTATTACTTGGATAACGAGGACGAGCTGGTTACGTCTCTTCACGAAACGATGACGTTACAGAGAAGACCGGACGAAACAAGTGCCACACCACAGTATTATAGAACTTCACTTACACTGCCGACGAGTACACGCCAACGTACGAG GATTGCCGGAGCTCGGGAGAATTGGTTCAACACGATGCCAGAAAGTTCTAGCGGATCTTCCGACGAAAACTAA
- the LOC105283270 gene encoding uncharacterized protein LOC105283270 isoform X1, with protein MRYSSSGNLFGYAVLTFTLTRLKVHAEGRVACKDQHGRSYESGYHYIPGPEPCTFCICDNGNPTLCKAFICKFIEENCKSFRRGDTCCEFICLDNTLLSNDKTDGGGSNVIDGSANYDIGLRSVASFVTAIFSLSLLFFLIHRLRQRKIQVCGVPVCVAGRESRQLGEDQRSLGNMGYLDRSGLPHGVPMDDIPCGTGYSLWKPPGSNYFPRGEAPPPYEEAIAAARAEQALLSMNPHTLLSMNFSDNYMPNANNHTGVAIVTDATQSELTVNMQASSNDSHISTPLMSSSSRPLSSPSMYTANYRPMSQSSATSTIDLNTSTSTTSFTMGTNTYENLPIIPSVGMANHLNDSQQHSGVASTVTQPLLPISHSTIPKSYRQHAAMFPRQGDNGGGGGAFTISATLSNSDVSSHRTIPRTLTTHVTSRAKDVLTDCSTKDYLRLSPSNVAAPQGLPHSVQLSATAPSNYRNIKDSDTFYTDAPVASASGLVQPETYTIDTVAMCEKTYDFKPSLSVANEINESGSFESCNYSMQALPTLHDDADDYRSECENCKSATGSRYYLDNEDELVTSLHETMTLQRRPDETSATPQYYRTSLTLPTSTRQRTRIAGARENWFNTMPESSSGSSDEN; from the exons tacACGCGGAAGGCAGAGTTGCTTGTAAAGATCAACATGGACGTTCTTATGAAAGCGGTTACCACTATATTCCTGGACCTGAACCGTGTACCTTCTGCATTTGTGATAATGGTAATCCAACACTGTGTAAAGCGTTCATTTGCAAATTTATCGAG GAGAATTGCAAATCCTTCCGTCGAGGTGATACCTGTTGCGAATTTATTTGTCTGGACAACACATTGTTATCTAACGACAAAACTGACGGAGGGGGAAGCAACGTAATAGATGGAAGCGCAAATTATGATATAGGTTTACGATCGGTTGCCAGTTTTGTGACAGCAATATTTTCACTAAGTCTGTTGTTTTTCTTGATACATCGTTTGCGCCAACGTAAAATACAAG TATGTGGTGTACCAGTTTGTGTGGCAGGCCGGGAAAGCAGACAACTTGGAGAGGACCAAAGAAGTTTAGGTAATATGGGATACTTGGACAGAAGCGGATTGCCCCATGGGGTTCCCATGGATGACATACCTTGCGGGACGGGCTACTCGCTGTGGAAGCCACCTGGCAGCAATTATTTCCCGCGTGGAGAGGCTCCACCTCCTTATGAGGAGGCGATAGCCGCCGCAAGGGCGGAACAGGCGTTGTTATCGATGAATCCGCATACGCTGTTGTCAATGAACTTCTCGGATAATTACATGCCGAACGCTAACAATCACACGGGCGTGGCGATTGTCACTGACGCGACGCAAAGCGAATTAACCGTGAACATGCAAGCATCATCCAATGATAGTCACATAAGCACACCCTTGATGTCTTCATCGAGCAGGCCGCTCTCTAGTCCCAGCATGTACACTGCTAATTATCGACCAATGAGCCAAAGCAGCGCGACGTCCACCATCGATCTGAACACGAGCACCTCGACCACGAGTTTCACCATGGGAACAAACACGTATGAGAATCTGCCCATCATCCCATCGGTCGGCATGGCGAATCATCTCAATGATAGCCAACAACATTCTGGCGTGGCCAGTACCGTCACGCAGCCACTGCTACCGATATCGCATTCGACTATCCCCAAAAGTTATCGCCAACACGCGGCAATGTTTCCGCGTCAGGGCgacaacggcggcggcggcggcgcgttCACAATATCGGCGACTCTGTCGAACTCGGACGTGTCTTCCCATCGCACGATCCCAAGAACGCTGACCACCCACGTCACCAGCAGAGCGAAGGACGTCCTGACCGATTGCTCGACGAAGGACTACCTGCGATTGTCACCGAGCAACGTCGCGGCGCCGCAGGGTCTACCGCACTCCGTACAACTATCCGCAACTGCCCCGagtaattatagaaatatcaaagactCGGACACGTTTTATACAGATGCTCCCGTAGCGTCAGCGTCCGGTCTAGTGCAACCCGAAACGTATACGATCGACACGGTGGCCATGTGCGAGAAGACGTACGATTTTAAG CCTTCGTTGAGCGTAGCTAACGAGATCAACGAAAGCGGTAGCTTCGAATCGTGCAACTACAGCATGCAAGCGTTACCGACTCTACACGACGATGCGGACGATTATCGGAGCGAGTGCGAGAACTGCAAGAGCGCGACGGGCTCTCGCTATTACTTGGATAACGAGGACGAGCTGGTTACGTCTCTTCACGAAACGATGACGTTACAGAGAAGACCGGACGAAACAAGTGCCACACCACAGTATTATAGAACTTCACTTACACTGCCGACGAGTACACGCCAACGTACGAG GATTGCCGGAGCTCGGGAGAATTGGTTCAACACGATGCCAGAAAGTTCTAGCGGATCTTCCGACGAAAACTAA